A region of Arabidopsis thaliana chromosome 5, partial sequence DNA encodes the following proteins:
- a CDS encoding uncharacterized protein (unknown protein; BEST Arabidopsis thaliana protein match is: unknown protein (TAIR:AT4G34630.1); Has 1807 Blast hits to 1807 proteins in 277 species: Archae - 0; Bacteria - 0; Metazoa - 736; Fungi - 347; Plants - 385; Viruses - 0; Other Eukaryotes - 339 (source: NCBI BLink).), whose amino-acid sequence MAILDLETFKSLTSLTFNFETLSDTVTSTKDSSYSVSSPVTSGDRVDGGCICSRMVSLCEDSRYSVKDGINRDGYDTDEEDDFDYYDDLDDDHELVKIQRIRKTGKRTFWKNVTLKKKKYSYSQLKPGCVHGKHGLDIKFRC is encoded by the coding sequence atggcgATTCTCGACCTCGAGACTTTCAAGTCACTCACTTCCCTCACCTTCAACTTCGAGACTCTCTCCGATACTGTCACTTCCACGAAAGATTCGTCGTACTCTGTTTCATCTCCGGTTACTTCTGGTGATCGCGTCGACGGAGGTTGTATTTGCTCGAGGATGGTCTCTCTTTGTGAAGATTCACGTTATTCTGTTAAAGATGGTATCAATCGCGATGGTTATGAtactgatgaagaagatgactttGACTACTATGATGATCTCGATGATGATCATGAGCTGGTAAAGATTCAGAGGATTAGGAAAACGGGAAAGAGAACATTCTGGAAAAACGTtacgttgaagaagaagaagtattcGTATTCGCAGTTGAAACCTGGGTGTGTTCATGGCAAGCATGGACTCGATATCAAATTCAGGTGCTGA
- a CDS encoding Eukaryotic aspartyl protease family protein (Eukaryotic aspartyl protease family protein; FUNCTIONS IN: aspartic-type endopeptidase activity; INVOLVED IN: proteolysis; LOCATED IN: endomembrane system; EXPRESSED IN: shoot apex, hypocotyl, root, leaf; CONTAINS InterPro DOMAIN/s: Peptidase aspartic (InterPro:IPR021109), Peptidase aspartic, catalytic (InterPro:IPR009007), Peptidase A1 (InterPro:IPR001461); BEST Arabidopsis thaliana protein match is: Eukaryotic aspartyl protease family protein (TAIR:AT1G03220.1); Has 1807 Blast hits to 1807 proteins in 277 species: Archae - 0; Bacteria - 0; Metazoa - 736; Fungi - 347; Plants - 385; Viruses - 0; Other Eukaryotes - 339 (source: NCBI BLink).), producing MEKSLLVLCLILFFTYSYVSANYYPPKALVSTVSKNTILPIFTFTLNTNQEFFIHIGGPYLVRKCNDGLPRPIVPCGSPVCALTRRFTPHQCSLPSNKIINGVCACQATAFEPFQRICNSDQFTYGDLSISSLKPISPSVTINNVYYLCIPQPFLVDFPPGVFGLAGLAPTALATWNQLTRPRLGLEKKFALCLPSDENPLKKGAIYFGGGPYKLRNIDARSMLSYTRLITNPRKLNNYFLGLKGISVNGNRILFAPNAFAFDRNGDGGVTLSTIFPFTMLRSDIYRVFIEAFSQATSGIPRVSSTTPFEFCLSTTTNFQVPRIDLELANGVIWKLSPANAMKKVSDDVACLAFVNGGDAAAQAVMIGIHQMENTLVEFDVGRSAFGFSSSLGLVSASCGDFQTRP from the coding sequence ATGGAAAAGAGTCTTCTTGTCCTCtgtctcattttgttttttacttataGTTACGTCTCGGCTAATTACTATCCACCTAAAGCCTTAGTATCAACCGTCTCTAAGAACACAATCTTGCCTATCTTCACCTTCACACTCAACACAAACCAAGAGTTTTTCATTCACATCGGCGGTCCCTATCTTGTCCGTAAATGCAACGATGGTCTCCCTCGTCCCATCGTCCCTTGTGGCTCCCCCGTATGTGCTCTAACTCGTAGATTCACTCCTCACCAATGCTCTCTTCCCagcaacaaaatcatcaatggAGTATGTGCTTGCCAAGCAACCGCTTTTGAGCCATTCCAACGTATATGTAACTCTGACCAATTCACCTATGGAGATTTATCCATCTCTTCTCTAAAACCTATATCTCCTTCGGTCACGATCAACAACGTTTATTACCTATGCATCCCCCAACCGTTCCTTGTAGACTTCCCTCCCGGTGTTTTCGGCCTTGCGGGGCTTGCACCTACGGCTCTCGCCACTTGGAACCAGCTGACTCGACCTAGACTCGGACTCGAGAAGAAGTTTGCGTTGTGTCTTCCTTCTGATGAAAACCCTTTGAAAAAAGGTGCTATTTACTTTGGTGGAGGTCCGTACAAGCTCAGAAACATTGATGCAAGATCTATGCTCTCTTACACTCGATTGATTACAAACCCTAGAAAACTCAACAACTATTTCTTGGGACTCAAGGGTATTTCCGTTAACGGGAATAGGATCTTGTTTGCCCCAAACGCTTTTGCTTTTGACCGCAACGGTGATGGAGGCGTTACTCTAAGCACCATATTCCCTTTCACTATGTTACGAAGCGACATATACAGAGTCTTTATCGAAGCATTCTCACAAGCCACATCGGGTATTCCACGTGTCAGTAGCACGACACCCTTTGAGTTTTGTCTTTCGACGACGACAAATTTCCAAGTGCCTAGGATCGATCTAGAGCTAGCTAATGGTGTGATTTGGAAATTGTCTCCCGCAAACGCGATGAAGAAGGTCAGCGATGACGTGGCTTGCTTGGCTTTTGTCAACGGAGGAGATGCGGCGGCGCAGGCGGTGATGATAGGAATACATCAGATGGAAAATACTTTGGTGGAGTTTGACGTTGGAAGATCTGCTTTTGGATTTAGTTCTTCTTTGGGTTTGGTCAGCGCTTCATGCGGCGACTTTCAAACACGGCCATGA
- a CDS encoding FAD-dependent oxidoreductase family protein (FAD-dependent oxidoreductase family protein; FUNCTIONS IN: oxidoreductase activity; LOCATED IN: chloroplast; EXPRESSED IN: guard cell; CONTAINS InterPro DOMAIN/s: FAD dependent oxidoreductase (InterPro:IPR006076); Has 8923 Blast hits to 8893 proteins in 1586 species: Archae - 100; Bacteria - 6746; Metazoa - 279; Fungi - 106; Plants - 79; Viruses - 0; Other Eukaryotes - 1613 (source: NCBI BLink).): MVSIFLQSPTFLTPLSYPFSSRSSTKRTQHGASLSLRVTASRSSFDVVVVGGGIIGLTIARQFLTGSDLSVAVVDKAVPCSGATGAGQGYIWMTHKKPGSDVWDLTLRSHELWHKLAESLTDDGLDPEELLGWKKTGSLLIGRTTEECVALKQKVHELSEAGLRTEYLSSAELLLKEPAILVNDNTGAAFLPDDSQLDAHRAVAYIEKGNRAFATAGRYAEFYNEPVTGLIRSDGDSKVVAGVKTLKRNLYGKKATIVAAGCWSGSLMHELLKDCNIPLDVPVKPRKGHLLVVENFDSFHLNHGIMEAGYSNHQSASVSGLDVDERMLSISMTATMDTSGNLVLGSSREFVGFDTEADEFIIRCIWERAAEFFPKLRDISLEDFIRNRKVRVGLRPYMPDGKPVIGSVPGLQNMYLAAGHEGGGLSMALATAEMVTDMVLGKPSQVDTSTFGVKGRRCC, from the exons atggTTTCCATTTTCCTTCAATCACCCACCTTTTTAACACCACTGAGCTACCCATTTTCATCTCGGAGCTCCACCAAGAGAACCCAACATGGAGCTTCTCTGTCACTACGTGTCACAGCTTCTCGTAGCTCCTtcgatgttgttgttgtaggtgGTGGGATCATTGGGTTAACCATAGCCCGCCAATTCCTTACCGGGTCGGATCTATCTGTTGCTGTTGTCGATAAAGCCGTACCTTGCTCCGGCGCCACCGGTGCCG GGCAGGGATATATATGGATGACACACAAGAAACCAGGCAGTGATGTGTGGGACTTGACCTTGAGGAGCCATGAACTCTGGCACAAGCTTGCAGAGAGCTTGACTGATGATGGTCTTGATCCTGAAGAGTTGCTTGGCTGGAAAAAGACAG GAAGCTTGCTCATTGGTAGGACCACTGAGGAATGTGTTGCTCTGAAGCAAAAGGTTCATGAGCTATCTGAAGCTGGGTTAAGAACTGAATATTTGTCTAGTGCTGAGTTGTTGTTAAAGGAGCCTGCGATACTTGTAAATGATAATACTGGTGCTGCATTTCTTCCTGATGATTCACAGTTGGACGCCCATCGTGCGGTTGCTTATATCGAGAAG GGTAATAGAGCGTTTGCAACAGCAGGCAGATATGCCGAGTTCTATAATGAACCAGTTACAGGTTTAATAAG GTCTGATGGGGATAGCAAGGTGGTTGCTGGCGTTAAGACTTTGAAACGCAACTTGTATGGTAAGAAGGCTACTATAGTAGCTGCTGGTTGCTGGAGTGGATCTCTGATGCATGAATTGCTTAAAGACTGCAACATTCCGCTGGACGTTCCGGTGAAGCCAAGAAAG GGGCATCTGCTTGTGGTAGAGAACTTTGATTCATTCCACTTAAATCATGGGATAATGGAGGCTGGTTACTCGAATCATCAAAGTGCTTCAGTTTCAGGATTGGATGTCGATGAACGGATGCTATCTATTTCCATGACAGCCACAATGGACACATCAGGAAACCTTGTTCTTG GGAGCAGCCGTGAGTTTGTCGGGTTCGACACTGAAGCTGATGAGTTTATCATCCGTTGCATATGGGAGCGTGCTGCAGAATTCTTTCCTAAGTTACGTGATATTTCCCTCGAAGATTTCATCCGTAACAGGAAAGTGAGAGTCGGGTTGCGCCCTTACA TGCCTGACGGGAAGCCAGTGATAGGATCCGTGCCCGGATTACAAAACATGTACTTAGCAGCTGGGCATGAAGGAGGTGGACTTTCCATG GCTCTAGCAACAGCGGAAATGGTAACGGACATGGTACTAGGAAAACCATCACAAGTGGATACTTCAACGTTTGGGGTTAAAGGGCGTCGTTGTTGCTGA
- a CDS encoding FAD-dependent oxidoreductase family protein (FAD-dependent oxidoreductase family protein; FUNCTIONS IN: oxidoreductase activity; LOCATED IN: chloroplast; EXPRESSED IN: guard cell; CONTAINS InterPro DOMAIN/s: FAD dependent oxidoreductase (InterPro:IPR006076); Has 4216 Blast hits to 4216 proteins in 1050 species: Archae - 57; Bacteria - 3005; Metazoa - 218; Fungi - 66; Plants - 52; Viruses - 0; Other Eukaryotes - 818 (source: NCBI BLink).), producing the protein MVSIFLQSPTFLTPLSYPFSSRSSTKRTQHGASLSLRVTASRSSFDVVVVGGGIIGLTIARQFLTGSDLSVAVVDKAVPCSGATGAGQGYIWMTHKKPGSDVWDLTLRSHELWHKLAESLTDDGLDPEELLGWKKTGSLLIGRTTEECVALKQKVHELSEAGLRTEYLSSAELLLKEPAILVNDNTGAAFLPDDSQLDAHRAVAYIEKGNRAFATAGRYAEFYNEPVTGLIRSDGDSKVVAGVKTLKRNLYGKKATIVAAGCWSGSLMHELLKDCNIPLDVPVKPRKGHLLVVENFDSFHLNHGIMEAGYSNHQSASVSGLDVDERMLSISMTATMDTSGNLVLGSSREFVGFDTEADEFIIRCIWERAAEFFPKLRDISLEDFIRNRKVRVGLRPYSKLLASNAPNQKYLKPAFGMFTKPELFF; encoded by the exons atggTTTCCATTTTCCTTCAATCACCCACCTTTTTAACACCACTGAGCTACCCATTTTCATCTCGGAGCTCCACCAAGAGAACCCAACATGGAGCTTCTCTGTCACTACGTGTCACAGCTTCTCGTAGCTCCTtcgatgttgttgttgtaggtgGTGGGATCATTGGGTTAACCATAGCCCGCCAATTCCTTACCGGGTCGGATCTATCTGTTGCTGTTGTCGATAAAGCCGTACCTTGCTCCGGCGCCACCGGTGCCG GGCAGGGATATATATGGATGACACACAAGAAACCAGGCAGTGATGTGTGGGACTTGACCTTGAGGAGCCATGAACTCTGGCACAAGCTTGCAGAGAGCTTGACTGATGATGGTCTTGATCCTGAAGAGTTGCTTGGCTGGAAAAAGACAG GAAGCTTGCTCATTGGTAGGACCACTGAGGAATGTGTTGCTCTGAAGCAAAAGGTTCATGAGCTATCTGAAGCTGGGTTAAGAACTGAATATTTGTCTAGTGCTGAGTTGTTGTTAAAGGAGCCTGCGATACTTGTAAATGATAATACTGGTGCTGCATTTCTTCCTGATGATTCACAGTTGGACGCCCATCGTGCGGTTGCTTATATCGAGAAG GGTAATAGAGCGTTTGCAACAGCAGGCAGATATGCCGAGTTCTATAATGAACCAGTTACAGGTTTAATAAG GTCTGATGGGGATAGCAAGGTGGTTGCTGGCGTTAAGACTTTGAAACGCAACTTGTATGGTAAGAAGGCTACTATAGTAGCTGCTGGTTGCTGGAGTGGATCTCTGATGCATGAATTGCTTAAAGACTGCAACATTCCGCTGGACGTTCCGGTGAAGCCAAGAAAG GGGCATCTGCTTGTGGTAGAGAACTTTGATTCATTCCACTTAAATCATGGGATAATGGAGGCTGGTTACTCGAATCATCAAAGTGCTTCAGTTTCAGGATTGGATGTCGATGAACGGATGCTATCTATTTCCATGACAGCCACAATGGACACATCAGGAAACCTTGTTCTTG GGAGCAGCCGTGAGTTTGTCGGGTTCGACACTGAAGCTGATGAGTTTATCATCCGTTGCATATGGGAGCGTGCTGCAGAATTCTTTCCTAAGTTACGTGATATTTCCCTCGAAGATTTCATCCGTAACAGGAAAGTGAGAGTCGGGTTGCGCCCTTACAGTAAGCTTCTTGCATCTAATGCTCCAAACCAAAAGTACTTGAAGCCGGCCTTTGGAATGTTCACAAAACCTgaacttttcttttaa
- a CDS encoding FAD-dependent oxidoreductase family protein yields the protein MVSIFLQSPTFLTPLSYPFSSRSSTKRTQHGASLSLRVTASRSSFDVVVVGGGIIGLTIARQFLTGSDLSVAVVDKAVPCSGATGAGQGYIWMTHKKPGSDVWDLTLRSHELWHKLAESLTDDGLDPEELLGWKKTGSLLIGRTTEECVALKQKVHELSEAGLRTEYLSSAELLLKEPAILVNDNTGAAFLPDDSQLDAHRAVAYIEKGNRAFATAGRYAEFYNEPVTGLIRSDGDSKVVAGVKTLKRNLYGKKATIVAAGCWSGSLMHELLKDCNIPLDVPVKPRKGHLLVVENFDSFHLNHGIMEAGYSNHQSASVSGLDVDERMLSISMTATMDTSGNLVLAISNFREQP from the exons atggTTTCCATTTTCCTTCAATCACCCACCTTTTTAACACCACTGAGCTACCCATTTTCATCTCGGAGCTCCACCAAGAGAACCCAACATGGAGCTTCTCTGTCACTACGTGTCACAGCTTCTCGTAGCTCCTtcgatgttgttgttgtaggtgGTGGGATCATTGGGTTAACCATAGCCCGCCAATTCCTTACCGGGTCGGATCTATCTGTTGCTGTTGTCGATAAAGCCGTACCTTGCTCCGGCGCCACCGGTGCCG GGCAGGGATATATATGGATGACACACAAGAAACCAGGCAGTGATGTGTGGGACTTGACCTTGAGGAGCCATGAACTCTGGCACAAGCTTGCAGAGAGCTTGACTGATGATGGTCTTGATCCTGAAGAGTTGCTTGGCTGGAAAAAGACAG GAAGCTTGCTCATTGGTAGGACCACTGAGGAATGTGTTGCTCTGAAGCAAAAGGTTCATGAGCTATCTGAAGCTGGGTTAAGAACTGAATATTTGTCTAGTGCTGAGTTGTTGTTAAAGGAGCCTGCGATACTTGTAAATGATAATACTGGTGCTGCATTTCTTCCTGATGATTCACAGTTGGACGCCCATCGTGCGGTTGCTTATATCGAGAAG GGTAATAGAGCGTTTGCAACAGCAGGCAGATATGCCGAGTTCTATAATGAACCAGTTACAGGTTTAATAAG GTCTGATGGGGATAGCAAGGTGGTTGCTGGCGTTAAGACTTTGAAACGCAACTTGTATGGTAAGAAGGCTACTATAGTAGCTGCTGGTTGCTGGAGTGGATCTCTGATGCATGAATTGCTTAAAGACTGCAACATTCCGCTGGACGTTCCGGTGAAGCCAAGAAAG GGGCATCTGCTTGTGGTAGAGAACTTTGATTCATTCCACTTAAATCATGGGATAATGGAGGCTGGTTACTCGAATCATCAAAGTGCTTCAGTTTCAGGATTGGATGTCGATGAACGGATGCTATCTATTTCCATGACAGCCACAATGGACACATCAGGAAACCTTGTTCTTG CCATCTCTAATTTCAGGGAGCAGCCGTGA
- the sks3 gene encoding SKU5 similar 3 (SKU5 similar 3 (sks3); FUNCTIONS IN: oxidoreductase activity, copper ion binding; INVOLVED IN: oxidation reduction; LOCATED IN: plasma membrane; EXPRESSED IN: 23 plant structures; EXPRESSED DURING: 13 growth stages; CONTAINS InterPro DOMAIN/s: Multicopper oxidase, type 2 (InterPro:IPR011706), Multicopper oxidase, type 3 (InterPro:IPR011707), Cupredoxin (InterPro:IPR008972), Multicopper oxidase, type 1 (InterPro:IPR001117); BEST Arabidopsis thaliana protein match is: Cupredoxin superfamily protein (TAIR:AT4G12420.2); Has 1807 Blast hits to 1807 proteins in 277 species: Archae - 0; Bacteria - 0; Metazoa - 736; Fungi - 347; Plants - 385; Viruses - 0; Other Eukaryotes - 339 (source: NCBI BLink).): protein MRCFPPPLWCTSLVVFLSVTGALAADPYVFFDWTVSYLSASPLGTRQQVIGINGQFPGPILNVTTNWNVVMNVKNNLDEPLLLTWNGIQHRKNSWQDGVLGTNCPIPSGWNWTYEFQVKDQIGSFFYFPSTNFQRASGGYGGIIVNNRAIIPVPFALPDGDVTLFISDWYTKSHKKLRKDVESKNGLRPPDGIVINGFGPFASNGSPFGTINVEPGRTYRFRVHNSGIATSLNFRIQNHNLLLVETEGSYTIQQNYTNMDIHVGQSFSFLVTMDQSGSNDYYIVASPRFATSIKASGVAVLRYSNSQGPASGPLPDPPIELDTFFSMNQARSLRLNLSSGAARPNPQGSFKYGQITVTDVYVIVNRPPEMIEGRLRATLNGISYLPPATPLKLAQQYNISGVYKLDFPKRPMNRHPRVDTSVINGTFKGFVEIIFQNSDTTVKSYHLDGYAFFVVGMDFGLWTENSRSTYNKGDAVARSTTQVFPGAWTAVLVSLDNAGMWNLRIDNLASWYLGQELYLSVVNPEIDIDSSENSVPKNSIYCGRLSPLQKDQAQRVNFSGSQRSIFVTSRGILLALFAILVNINRLCNTKKILDSTAKAQTDLSLVETDRISEKNRDRISY, encoded by the exons ATGCGGTGCTTTCCACCTCCCTTATGGTGCACCTCCTTGGTCGTTTTCTTGTCGGTTACCGGAGCCCTAGCCGCCGATCCCTACGTCTTCTTCGATTGGACTGTCTCTTACCTCTCTGCTTCTCCTCTCGGCACTCGTCAACAG GTAATTGGGATAAATGGGCAATTTCCTGGTCCGATTCTAAACGTAACTACGAATTGGAATGTTGTTATGAATGTGAAGAATAATCTTGATGAGCCATTGCTTCTTACATG GAATGGAATCCAACATAGGAAAAACTCATGGCAAGATGGTGTTTTGGGAACTAATTGTCCAATTCCTTCTGGTTGGAATTGGACTTATGAGTTTCAAGTTAAAGATCAGATTGgtagtttcttttattttccttctacaaattttcaaagagCTTCTGGTGGTTATGGAGGGATTATTGTCAATAATCGCGCTATCATTCCGGTTCCTTTCGCTCTTCCTGATGGTGATGTTACTCTCTTTATCAGTGATTGGTATACTAAGAGCCATAAG AAGCTGAGGAAGGATGTTGAGAGTAAGAACGGCCTTCGACCTCCGGATGGTATTGTCATCAATGGATTTGGACCTTTTGCTTCTAATGGTAGTCCTTTTGGGACCATAAACGTTGAACCAG GACGAACATATCGTTTTCGTGTTCACAATAGTGGCATTGCGACCAGCTTGAATTTCAGAATACAGAATCATAACCTGCTTCTTGTTGAGACAGAAGGGTCATACACAATTCAGCAGAATTATACGAATATGGATATACATGTGGGTCAATCTTTCTCATTTCTGGTCACTATGGATCAGTCTGGTAGTAATGACTACTACATTGTTGCCAGCCCAAGGTTTGCTACATCCATCAAAGCTAGTGGAGTCGCTGTCTTGCGCTACTCTAATTCCCAAGGACCCGCTTCAGGTCCACTCCCTGATCCTCCTATTGAGTTGGACACATTTTTCTCAATGAACCAAGCACGATCCTTAAG GTTGAATTTGTCATCTGGAGCTGCCCGTCCAAACCCGCAGGGATCTTTCAAATATGGCCAGATTACAGTAACTGATGTGTATGTGATTGTCAACCGACCACCAGAGATGATAGAGGGACGATTGCGTGCAACTCTTAATGGTATATCATACTTACCTCCTGCAACACCCCTAAAGCTTGCTCAGCAATACAACATCTCAGGGGTATACAAGTTGGATTTCCCAAAAAGGCCAATGAATAGGCATCCCAGGGTTGATACCTCAGTCATAAACGGCACGTTCAAGGGATTCGTGGAAATCATATTTCAAAATAGTGACACCACTGTTAAGAGCTACCACTTGGATGGTTAtgcattttttgttgttgg GATGGACTTTGGTCTGTGGACAGAAAATAGCAGAAGCACATACAACAAGGGTGATGCAGTTGCTCGATCTACTACGCAG GTGTTTCCTGGTGCATGGACGGCCGTCTTGGTTTCTTTGGACAATGCTGGCATGTGGAACCTTCGAATAGACAATCTAGCCTCATGGTATCTTGGCCAAGAACTATACTTGAGTGTGGTTAATCCAGAGATTGACATTGACTCATCTGAGAATTCCGTTCCtaaaaactctatatattgTGGTCGGCTCTCACCATTACAAAA AGATCAAGCACAGAGGGTAAACTTCTCCGGATCACAGCGATCCATCTTTGTAACAAGCAGAGGGATTCTCCTCGCTCTTTTTGCAATCTTAGTAA ACATCAATCGTCTTTGTAATACTAAGAAGATTCTTGATTCTACTGCCAAGGCACAGACAGACCTGAGTCTTGTAGAAACGGATCGGATATCCGAAAAAAACCGGGATCGGATATCATATTAG
- the sks3 gene encoding SKU5 similar 3 gives MRCFPPPLWCTSLVVFLSVTGALAADPYVFFDWTVSYLSASPLGTRQQVIGINGQFPGPILNVTTNWNVVMNVKNNLDEPLLLTWNGIQHRKNSWQDGVLGTNCPIPSGWNWTYEFQVKDQIGSFFYFPSTNFQRASGGYGGIIVNNRAIIPVPFALPDGDVTLFISDWYTKSHKKLRKDVESKNGLRPPDGIVINGFGPFASNGSPFGTINVEPGRTYRFRVHNSGIATSLNFRIQNHNLLLVETEGSYTIQQNYTNMDIHVGQSFSFLVTMDQSGSNDYYIVASPRFATSIKASGVAVLRYSNSQGPASGPLPDPPIELDTFFSMNQARSLRLNLSSGAARPNPQGSFKYGQITVTDVYVIVNRPPEMIEGRLRATLNGISYLPPATPLKLAQQYNISGVYKLDFPKRPMNRHPRVDTSVINGTFKGFVEIIFQNSDTTVKSYHLDGYAFFVVGMDFGLWTENSRSTYNKGDAVARSTTQVFPGAWTAVLVSLDNAGMWNLRIDNLASWYLGQELYLSVVNPEIDIDSSENSVPKNSIYCGRLSPLQKDQAQRVNFSGSQRSIFVTSRGILLALFAILVSSLAR, from the exons ATGCGGTGCTTTCCACCTCCCTTATGGTGCACCTCCTTGGTCGTTTTCTTGTCGGTTACCGGAGCCCTAGCCGCCGATCCCTACGTCTTCTTCGATTGGACTGTCTCTTACCTCTCTGCTTCTCCTCTCGGCACTCGTCAACAG GTAATTGGGATAAATGGGCAATTTCCTGGTCCGATTCTAAACGTAACTACGAATTGGAATGTTGTTATGAATGTGAAGAATAATCTTGATGAGCCATTGCTTCTTACATG GAATGGAATCCAACATAGGAAAAACTCATGGCAAGATGGTGTTTTGGGAACTAATTGTCCAATTCCTTCTGGTTGGAATTGGACTTATGAGTTTCAAGTTAAAGATCAGATTGgtagtttcttttattttccttctacaaattttcaaagagCTTCTGGTGGTTATGGAGGGATTATTGTCAATAATCGCGCTATCATTCCGGTTCCTTTCGCTCTTCCTGATGGTGATGTTACTCTCTTTATCAGTGATTGGTATACTAAGAGCCATAAG AAGCTGAGGAAGGATGTTGAGAGTAAGAACGGCCTTCGACCTCCGGATGGTATTGTCATCAATGGATTTGGACCTTTTGCTTCTAATGGTAGTCCTTTTGGGACCATAAACGTTGAACCAG GACGAACATATCGTTTTCGTGTTCACAATAGTGGCATTGCGACCAGCTTGAATTTCAGAATACAGAATCATAACCTGCTTCTTGTTGAGACAGAAGGGTCATACACAATTCAGCAGAATTATACGAATATGGATATACATGTGGGTCAATCTTTCTCATTTCTGGTCACTATGGATCAGTCTGGTAGTAATGACTACTACATTGTTGCCAGCCCAAGGTTTGCTACATCCATCAAAGCTAGTGGAGTCGCTGTCTTGCGCTACTCTAATTCCCAAGGACCCGCTTCAGGTCCACTCCCTGATCCTCCTATTGAGTTGGACACATTTTTCTCAATGAACCAAGCACGATCCTTAAG GTTGAATTTGTCATCTGGAGCTGCCCGTCCAAACCCGCAGGGATCTTTCAAATATGGCCAGATTACAGTAACTGATGTGTATGTGATTGTCAACCGACCACCAGAGATGATAGAGGGACGATTGCGTGCAACTCTTAATGGTATATCATACTTACCTCCTGCAACACCCCTAAAGCTTGCTCAGCAATACAACATCTCAGGGGTATACAAGTTGGATTTCCCAAAAAGGCCAATGAATAGGCATCCCAGGGTTGATACCTCAGTCATAAACGGCACGTTCAAGGGATTCGTGGAAATCATATTTCAAAATAGTGACACCACTGTTAAGAGCTACCACTTGGATGGTTAtgcattttttgttgttgg GATGGACTTTGGTCTGTGGACAGAAAATAGCAGAAGCACATACAACAAGGGTGATGCAGTTGCTCGATCTACTACGCAG GTGTTTCCTGGTGCATGGACGGCCGTCTTGGTTTCTTTGGACAATGCTGGCATGTGGAACCTTCGAATAGACAATCTAGCCTCATGGTATCTTGGCCAAGAACTATACTTGAGTGTGGTTAATCCAGAGATTGACATTGACTCATCTGAGAATTCCGTTCCtaaaaactctatatattgTGGTCGGCTCTCACCATTACAAAA AGATCAAGCACAGAGGGTAAACTTCTCCGGATCACAGCGATCCATCTTTGTAACAAGCAGAGGGATTCTCCTCGCTCTTTTTGCAATCTTAGTAAGTAGTTTAGCAAGATAA